The following nucleotide sequence is from Apium graveolens cultivar Ventura chromosome 4, ASM990537v1, whole genome shotgun sequence.
TATAAAATTCAGAAGAAAAAGTTCTTTTAGTTCAATAAGGTGCTTTTTTTAATATAACAAGACAATTTGTGCATATATGTTAAGAATACTAAACTAAACACAGAAGTATCCTAGAGATAAATGATGGATACTCCACCATTCTCAGCCCATAGAGCAGATTTTCAGTAGGCTTGGCTGTCATTGCAAAGCTTTACCTTCTATCTTTCTTTCGCTCACTTCCACAAATTTGGTCAGGTGGGCGACCCAACAGCGGACCATAAATGTTGGAATAGGCCGGAAGACATGACAGAGAAAAGACCTATTTTACAGGTGAACACTTCTGCTCCAGGATCAGATGTTGCAGCTGAAACTGCAGCAGCACTGGCATCTGCATCGCTGGTGTTTAAGTCGGGTGATTCCACATATTCAAGCTCACTTCTAAAGCATGCCCAGCAATTATTCACCTTTGCAGATAAAAATAGAGGTGCTTACAGCGAGAGCATTCCTGATGTGCAGACGTACTATAATTCAACTAGTTATGGTGATGAGCTCCTGTGGGCAGCTGGTTGGCTTTATCACGCCACAAGGAATGCAACGTACATGGTTTACGTGACAGGAAAAAATGGAAAATCATTTGCTAAGTGGGGAAATCCAACATGGTTCAGTTGGGATGACAAATTACCTGGGGTTCACGTATAATTCTATTCTTGTGACTATAATAACTGTTCGCAATACTTCAATTCTATTGTGGGGCACTTGTTCACTATAGATGTTGAATATTTTTTAACTGGCTGAACTTGTAATTCATGCAGGTTTTGCTCTCCAGAGTGGGCTTCTTTGGTTCGGAAGATGACACTGACACAGATAACGTCAAAAATTACAGAAAAACTGCGGAGGCAATTATGTGCAACATCCTACCAAAATCTCCAAAAGCTTCAGACAGCAGAACAGAGAGTAATATCCACTCTGTTGTTCTTGTCTGTTTGATTTTTTGCTTATGAAACACCTCAACATTCTTCAATTTTGTAGTTTCTTACTTACCTAATATTTGACTACATATTTAAATCATACTATAGTCTGCATTCAGATTTAGTTCTTGTTGCAACTTGAAACGTAAGAGGCTACCACTATATAAGATTTTTTCATGGCACGTGAACGTGTATTTTAAAACGCAACAATAGGAAATTAAAATGAAATAACTCCAAATTACATTTTGAATGCTTAAAAATGGAAATATGTAGCCTTGTCTTTGCACAACACATTATCTACTATGTATGCATAGTGAAGTATTTAGCAGAAAAACATATATCTACTACATATAGACTGATCGGCATAAAAGTACACAATATTGTTAGTACATCCTCCAGCTTAATACTAATCATCTAATGAATACAGGTGGTCTGATATGGATTTCTGAATGGAACTCCTTGCAGCAACCTATGGCTTCTGCACTTTTAACAGTCATTTTTAGTGACTATATGCTTTCATCTCGAACTGCAAAAATAACTTGCGATGGCGATTCTTTTTCACCTCTTGATCTTCGGCAGTTTGCCATGTCACAGGTATGTTAAAAATTAATATCAACAATTGATATATACAACTTGCAAGACAGTAGATCAGATAATTTTCGCACATACCTAATTCAACTACATTATGAACTTTGGTAGGCTAATTATGTTTTGGGCAACAATCCAATGAAAATGAGTTATCTTGTGGGGTATGGAGATAAGTTCCCACAATATGTGCACCATAGAGGAGCTTCTATTCCGGCTGATCAAAAGCCAACTTGCTCTGGCGGCTGGAAGTGGCTCGACTCAAAAGAAGCTAATCCTAATGTTGCAGTTGGAGCACTAGTCGGAGGACCATTTTTGAATGAAACATACGTTGATTCACGCAACAATTCAATGCAAGCCGAACCAAGCACATACAACAGTGCATTGCTAGTTGGCCTTTTGTCAGGTTTGGTTACTACCTCTTCAGTGGTTCGATCCTTCACCTAAAGCAAATGCCTTAACATGTTATACAATCCAGATGGTATGCAATATATGTAAGCTCCAACTTGGATTGAAGTTAATCTTTTTAAAAAAATGCTTCAATTGTACCAGCGAGTGTTAGCACACATCTCCTTTCATCAATGAACCAACTAGTAGATGTCAAACAGCTCTGTTAACCAAGTTGTTACGACTTTCTCATAAATTATATCCCAAATCCATTTCTCGCTACAACTAAATAGATTATAAAGAAAATACCTCTAGTATAAATAAATTGCCCGTGATCGGGTTGAACTCATAGGGATGAGTTCTTGGTTTCTTGAGAGGTATAGCAACTAGACTGTGACACCAAAATTCAGAAGTGGGGAAAGTATATTTTGGCACAAAATCAAGATTTTGTCCACTACAGGTGGTTAGTTACTCAGATTCCACCTTGAATGGAAAACTTTGAGCACATTGGATTAGGCATTCCTGATTTTAATCTGCGCAACCAATGTAGGTTTGTTATTCTTTGAAAAGTTTATGCGGCAACTTCTGTTAGGTTGAAAAAACTGAAATCAGGCGATTGCTAGTCAAAATCTAAACTATTTTGTGCATTAAACAACTTCAGATGTTAACCTTTTATTTCTTCATTTTCACTTCATTCCAACTTTATAATGTTCCTTCCAAGTTTTAACTGAAAGGAACATTAATGTAATATGGGGAGCATGTTTGGAGAGGAAAATAGAGATATAAAAGAAGAGATAAAGCCCAACTCTTTTTTGGTATGAGATTAAAGAGATCTGCACTCTGCAATGCTACATTCATCTAGAAAATCAATCAAAATCTTTAAAAAGCTCATATTTTGGTCTGCAGATTCAATCTATTCATAGCCCATTAACAAGCCAAAACAAGCAAGACCTTGGCCCAAGTGGTCAACTTATCATTAGCCTTGTCTGAGCCTTTTAAAGATTCAGCATATAATAAATTTCATAGTTTATATGTGATCTATTCTCCTACTTGCTTCTTTTTATAATGGACTTAAGCATGGGGATTAATCTGCACAAGATGTACTATTTGAATGATATTTTCTATTGAAAATCATGGACTCTTCACAAAAATAGTATCTCTAATGACTAATCCTTGGGTAGAGGTAAAGATGTGTACATTTTATTAATCCGAGTGAGACATACTGATATGTTCGGTTTGATTAATTTAAGAATATAAGGGGTTAATACAAATATGTTTTCATTTACAGTGTAGTTATTGGGTTGGTAGTAGTTATATGCTGCCATCAGATATGATACACATGCATTGGAAATAAAGTTTTGGAAGCTGGAGACTGTTGTTGCCAAAACAGTATGATTTTTTTTGACCAAGGCAACAATCATCCACCCTGGCTAGGACCCTGAATGTAGAATGTTGTTTCCCAGTGAGATGCTAACAGTTGTGACTTATATTAGGCAGGTCACACATTAATGCCTCATCTTAATTTTTATGCAGTACATGTGATGAGGTTTATGGTTGAGGTACGTCCGTAAGTCCTTTAGTTGTCCCGCATACAACTTGAGCTGTCAAGACTTGCCATTGTTTGTTTTTCTCTTAAGCATAATTTACACACAAAGGATGCTTCCGCAACAGAACATGTGTGCAGTTTCTAATATTCTATCATCTCATTGTCTATACATGACAATGGTTTTTTATACTAATAGATATTTACTGCCTCGGCCTCCTAGTATCTCTGAATATGACCCGAACTGACCAGCGCATAGATACTTCGTCCATCCCTATTTCGGACTgccaatttttttaaatttttgcatgttttgatgaaatgaagtGTCGAAGTGTCCATGGCACATGGTCATTCGAGGTGAATTCATGACGGCTCTTAGGGAATCGCTGTATTGTGCAGTGGGTTCATTAATTTTCTTTGTAGCTAGCGCATTATAGTCCTTGTTAAATTCATAAATCTGAATGATCATCACTGCTCTGTGAATTTGAAAAATTACACAATTGATAAGGTGATGTGAAGGAGCAAAGGACATAAAAGCTTTGGCTTTTGAAGAGAAATGGGGGCAATGGTAACATGGCTTGCATGTTCTGAAACAAAGGGGGTCATTTTCTACCTGTTACATGTTACAGGCTTCAATGGTTAGCTATTGAGTCACTGACTTTCAGTGAGAACAGACTGCAGAGGGTCCAGCTTTATATTTCCGTGTGTTTTTATCTCACTTCACTAACCATTCTCAGTCACAGAACATGGGGGTAACCTACAAATAGACTATTTTGTGGCCCAGTTCTCACCATCAAGCTCACCACTCAGCTCTTGATTTAGGCAAATTTGCTCCTTCTGAATTTGACAACAGCTCAACCTATGAAAGCGTCTCAACTAATCAACAAAACGGAATTAGTTGGACACTTATTTCTTTTGTTTTCCGGCACATGCATGCAATCATGGTAACTTTTATGGTAATCTGCGTTTAAGACGAGATATAGTTAATGTTGAAAGATTGATTCCTAACCCACTAATCATAAGTAGTTAGAAGAACCCATAATACAAATTATAGTTTTAACACTCTCCATCTTTTAGACCAACTCAAACTCAAACTCGAGAGCTCTCTTCCTAAACCTGACTATGATACCGCCGCGCAAGATGAGACAGTCTCTTATAAGTCCTTAAGAACTAAATAAGTTTTGTACAAAATGAGAACAATGGTGTGTGAATGAAGACAGATATATTAGAGAAGTGTTTGGTTAGATAAGGCTATATGAACATATTAAGTTGTGATTTAACCTTTTCCTTTTTAACCTGGCAGCCACAACTGCTTTTCTGATCCTTAGAACATGGGTAAACAATTATAGCAATGATTCTTATTTACCTATAAACATTTGTGTGTTGAATGTGACTCCTACTTTGGCGGTGCTTGTGTTAGGTGTACATTATAGCTGGAGTGATTGAGAATTAGATTGGAATGAATTTACATATATGGAATCTCTAAACAGTAATATAAGAGATGATTGTATGGTCATATGTGGTAGGATTAGTCCAGTGGCCCTGCCCTTAAGCACATGTTAACTCTTGTTCTTGACTTATCAAAGCCTTCATATGGCCTCAGGGCCGTATTATAGTACGATACTGTACACTCATTATTGGACCATGTCTCATCAACCACAGATATCTTTAGCCATCAGAATAATGCCTCTTAAGTGGTGGACTAATGTCTTATCTAAGATTAAGGTTGATTATGAAGTTTACATAGTCACACGCTACATGGTTCTAATAAGGCTGCCATTTTCGACAGTCTCCTGTTACAAATCACACTTTTTTTTAATATCGTTTGAAAAGGGTGAGCTAAGCCCACCTCATTCCCCCTTCGTCACTGCTAGTGAGCATGTGTTAAGAAACCGTTCTATCTAAAACCTCAAGATGTTAGAGAGAAAGACCTTTTCCAAGGTCTTATATTAGTATTCTAACGGTCTGACCTCTTATAATTTTGGTTTGTTGTAATGAAAGAATAAGGATATAGTTCATCTAATTTGCTATAAACTGCAATTAGTTTAGAAGTTTCTTTTCTTGTCCTAAGCATGCAAACAAGCACAACAGGCTCCCATGTGCGCTGCACTAGCACAGCATTAGAAATCATGATCGGTTTGTTAATTTCTGTTGAAATTGCATAGTAACTCTGATGAACCCTGATCAAGTACATTGAACCCTTTGATTATTTAAGAAAGCTATCAATTAGTAGAAAATATAGTAATGGCATGGGGAGTTGAAAGAAGATAATGGAAGAATGTGTCATAACACTGAGAATTAGGACCCAATTGTAGGCTGTAACTCCTTTTAATGTTGGTTAAAAGTTGGACCCGATTCTTTTATTCAAAGATTGAATGCTACTAGTAGTACATCACATATGCCTgtaactttgaaaatataaactACGTACCTGTAGGATAACAATGGGATAGACCAGCTAGCAGCATGAGCATGAACCTAGGCGTGTGTTTAGTGTGCTTCTCAAAGTCTCAACTGTCTAGATATAAACAATATGTGACTACCCTGTAAAAGTTAGTACCCAACATACCCGTCCCATAATTTTCATTTAGTGAGGACCTTGTACGCAAAAAAAAATCAAGTCAAAGATATCCCCAATGTGTTTATCCCATTCATAGAACTGAATCTGTGTGGAGGGTAAGATGTACACAGACCTTACTTCCACTAAGAGTAAAGAGGTGTTTTCAGCCCAAATAGAAAAAATAACCGTAGTAATGCCTCTGTTGCTTGATATTTAACATATTACAACTGCGAGATTTAGCTTGATTATGACAATGTTTCTCACACTTGCTAACCATAACCATAAGGTATCACTGCAAACCGACGTGGATAAACCCGAAGGCTACTTTGTTAACAGATGGTTTTCTCTCAGACTTGTTAAATGTTAATGATTAACATGTCCCTGAAAATCGATGTCGCTAATATCTGGAGGTTTAGGTATTTATATTTTAGGACATAATAAATTGGTTACAAGGCTTGAAAACAAGGGAAGAAATACATGAAAATAGAAATATAGAAGGGGACCAGGATGTCTAATGAAGGGAACAAATTGTAATAAACCCAATGGGGTTTGGCTCCAAACATGTCCTCGAGCTCACACACTACTCAAAAACACCCGTGGTCTCCTTCTTTGCCCCCACATGACCCCCTTTGTAGTTTTTGTACTGCACCTTTCCTCTCCTTCTTCCAACTCCTCACTTTATATAACCCTCTTCTACTCACCCTTtctttctcatcattttctctacacttctcttttcttttctttcctacCTACAAAACAATACTCTTTTCCCTTTCCTAAAAAAATAACAACAAAGTTTTATAATGGCTTATAAAAAATCAAACAGACTATCACAGGCAGCTTTGATCAAGCAAATTCTTAAGAGATGTTCTAGCTTAGGTAAGCGACAAAGTTACGACGAACAAGGTCTTCCGCTTGATGTACCAAAAGGCCACTTTGTTGTCTACGTTGGCGAAAACAGAACAAGATACATTGTGCCGATTTCTTTCTTGAATTATCCTGAGTTTCAGAACCTTCTTCATCAAGCAGCTGAGGAGTTCGGGTTTGATCACGATATGGGCCTTACTATTCCATGTGACCAAGATGTTTTCGAAAGTCTAACGTCTATGCTTCGATGAGAAGATGATGGATCAAGTTATTTGATTTTGTTACATAAATTAAGCTCTCCCTCCGATGGAAAATTAACGATCATGAAGCTGCTTCATTGCTTCTGCGGCTTTTATTTCTATTGTAGTCTTTCTCTTTTTTACTTTTGGGATAATTTCTTATAGTTGCTAAACTAACTGAAAATCTCATGGAGATTCAGATTTGTATATCTCAAAAGTTCAATTTTTTCTTCACAGTGGTGTTCGATTCTACCCTGTGTAAGAGAGCTAATATTAAGGATCTTTGGAGTTTTTACTCCTTTCTGCACAAATCCTCCCGTTTTCACTTGCATCTCTTCTAGCGCATTATTTCCATAACTTGCAACATGTCGTTGAAGAATTGTATCACTGACTTAAAGATGATAAATCAACACCAGATTATTCATGAATACTATTGTACGGTGTGCTTGCACTTGACATGTACAAGTAGGAAGATAATTTATTTTAGCAAGTAGTAACTTTGAGTTACttcggattcaaatgaaccacaaAACAGTACAAGTCACAAATAGAAGAGGGTGAGATTGAACCTGCGGACCACATGATTACAGTTTTCGTCACTAGGTCAGGATCACGTAACTCAACGTGAGAAGATGAAAATGCAAGGCGAAATTGAAAGTAACTTGTATAGTAAAAAAGGTTTATAAATATATCATACATGTGTTTGTTCATATGCAAACTTGTGATTTGTGTTCAAATGGTGCTTTGTGAAATGGTTTGTAGCGGAACATGACCGTGGATGGAGGATTGGAGATACTTCATATTTATCTTTTGACGTTGTAGACCACTGAAGATGGTGGATTGTAGATACTTCATAATTATCTTTTGACGGTGTACTTGTGTGTTTTTACCGAATGAATTACATTAGCACTTGATCGTACGGCTAGGGAGGATATAACAAAGCTAGAACATGAAATCTACTAAATAGTTTGAGATGGAATCTACTAAATTGGCAAAGTCTCCATCAGTAAAATGGTCCATACCCACTAGCAATCAAAATGAAGAGTGGTGTATGTATTATATTTATCTTACTGCAAACTGTACAACAGATGTACAAAGTGATGGCTAAGATATACATAAGATCTATCGTCCATGTTTAAATTTATCCCTGCTCAATGCCTGTGGTCCCATTGTGGTTTTAACTTGCAACCTAACACAGCCATTGATTCATAATCATAACCCCAGCTGATCCGAACTTCTTGTTTCCGTACTGACCGGACATTCGTCACCGTTGTATGCACTCATTTTTGGACCCAACTGGATATTTCCGGCCATTTAATTTAAACTTTCTTTTGCTGCATTATTCCACTCCAGGATGAAGCAACAAATTCGTGGAGAATTTGTATTGACAAACAAATTATGCAGAATCTGATAAATTTTAAGCTAATTTTCAGAGTTAGACATTTGTAATGCACTTGACAAGTGAATTACGATTGCAGAAACTCCACTTCATTAACTTATTATCTTTCTGTTTTTAATAGTTAAACACACTCACACGCCAAGAGAAGTGCAAGCGCAAACCTCCGTAATTTAGTCAACCTTTTAGTTTAATCCAAGCAGATATTTTGATAAATGTTTAGAATTTGCAATGAATTCATATTTGAAAAGAATGATTTTGGACCTCAATCATTATTTAACCTTATGAGGTTAATGTTATATGGTCGAGGAGATTCAGAATTGATATATGATGATTCCTTTGTCTCCATACTCATCTTCCCACTTGCACCACTATCCCCTGTAACTGCTCTACCGACCCTTAAGTTCCCAAAAAAATCTCCTATTCATGCACTCCCTTCCATAACTTGCTACTCGTATTTAAACCTCTTTTTTCAGATATGATACATAGGACAAACCAAACCTCAAACGCCAATTCAATGCAGTACATTGCGTCTGTTTGGACTAGATCTCTTTCCAGCCTCTTGAACAACATCGAACGTATCTAGTATGTCTCGCTTATCAGGATTCGAGAATCATACGATTTACAAAAATTTACCTTCACTTGAAAAATGAGGAAATGTTTTTGAAAAGATCTCGGGCTTGTGTAATTGATTATTCATTAGAAACTTAAAAAAATCAGATTGGAATTATAATATGCGGCAAACTGCCCTTGGATCGGCCAAAATACGGGACTCtgtaattattaaaaaaaaaggAATAAAATTTTGTCAGGTTCGAAAAAATCAAGACAGTGAATATGGGCATATGGCTACTCTCTAAACTATGTAGCGATCCTAATTAAGTAGCTAGGTGTGTTAAGGTGACAGTACAAATGAATTACTAGATTATATTTAAGATTGAGTAATTACATCATTAATGACGTATGTACATGGTAACATGATACTCTGAACTTTAAGCTTCTTAAAAACTCCACATTTACAGGGCCGGAACCTTATACTATACGTGAAACTACTTGGTTCTTGTTTGGTAGAGTATATTTCTTGGTACTGCCAAAGATTAAAGAAACATAATTTTCTACATGACAGTTTTTCGTTAACCAATTAGTTTACACCAAATCCTTTTGCGTAAAAATCTCTAGGCCAAATTTTCTTCTCCATAACAAGATTGTGGCCTCTTTTACCGGCTTTCACTTGCCTACTCAAGCTACTAGTCATATCATATGTACACATTTTACTTGTCCAAGTCCTGGCGTTCTTCATCTTCTTTTTGGTGGCATGTGATATTAAGGGGAGGAGAATCTGGATTTTCATTTTACTCATGACTAAATTCATATTTTATGGTGTACAACGTTGATTCACCTTAATTAATGTAAAGGGGCCATAGTCTCGTGCAAACACATCAGGGTTATTACCAGGACTGAGCATAAATTAGTCAAATCGATCCAAATCGTTCAATTTAAACCGAATTTTACGGTTTATTAATGATTTGGTTCGGTTACGGATTGATATTTTAAAAATCGAATTTTTTCGGGTTGGTTTCAGTTTTTACCTTCAAACTGATCGAAATAATTGAACCAAATCGTATATGtaaattgaaacattaatatgcATATATTAGTAATATgcaattaattataaaattataatttataagaTATGTGTAAACTAAAACATATCAAAAGAGCCAATCTTAATATATTTTATTCTTAgttattaatatttatgtataTGTTGATGTTTTcattgtttttatttttattcaataaaaTTGTAAGAATTGTTTGCATCTTTCTTGTCTTCTTACCTTTTTTTATTTCTTAAAatcataatttttatatattctttttgaaaatgattataataaaaaatattattctaTAATATTATACCAACTTTCGATTCTTATTTACaagtttaatttaatttaatttctaatTTTGTTTAATAGAGAAAACAGTTTAAACCGAAACCAAACCGAATCGTTTTAAACGGATTAGTTTTGTTTAATTTTTTCACATAACGGTTTGATTTCGAATTAAATTTCAGAGAAATCACTAATTTCAGTTTGGTTCGTTTTGAACCCTCAAACCGTCCAAATCAACCGATACTCACCTCTCGTTGCTATTAAGAGATGGTCCCGTTCATAACTGTCTAAAAACCCTTTTGACATCGTTTTTAATTTTAGTGATGTGAAAAAATCTTTTAAGATCAGTGATGTTTGTAAGCGATGTTAAAGAGATAGGTTGCCCCtctaaaaattttataataagtaaattataatttataatgtATAAGTGACTTATAACTGTTAAGTGAATAATTAAGACTTATAAATTATATAAGTATTTAGATGATTTAATTATAAATAAGATTTTTTTCACTTAAATGAACTAatataaatagtttttaaatataaatttcttaatttgtgaattttaaatttaaataatattttaaaatatatatttaaaataaaatttaataaaaaggtgaaaaatattaaaataagttgAAAAAAGGTACGTCGTTattaacattcaacttatcaccttataaattataaattcgacTTATAAATTGGGTCGACAAATACTTGTCAATAATTATTTATGGGCTTATAAGTCAATAATCCACTTATTTGATCGTGGCCAAATAGGCCCAAGGTATTCATGTATATTCACCATTTTCTTACTGTGTAATTTATCAACATAAATTATCGTGCTATCATCCTATCACGCTAGAagaaaaataagaataaatataaTTGCGTAAATAAAATTGAGGTCAATTTcaacttcattttttttaatttacgAGCAAGACTAAATTTAACCGTGGCAATTGTATTTAAAAGCGGTTGTATTTAATATAAAAATGATCGGGTTGCTAAATATGACTCTGAGAATTTTCGACCTATTCAAAAACTgattgtatttagctaaatagtACGATGGATTTTTGACATGTACTTAACCATTTTTCTTGTACTGCCACAAATTAATTGTTTCACATTCACGTAAAAATAATGAACTATATTTTCgtataatttttatatttattatgttATAAAATTCTTAAAAGAGCAATgttatatattcaaaatatttctcaaaaaagttcctgttatggataaaaaaactaaggttattatttgctgtatttattactaagattcgggagttcaaggcctttaatggctgctctcgtgtttcgtagcttaattctgcctttacgagatgcctacgtatctctgtgaattagagaatcaagccaaaaaacgtagttctgatctgtggggtgagaccccttatatagatgttgggagtccttgaattggacttgatatatgagacttggtgggcaagtctcataattagaatggactttggagtcctagatagtaggaaactgattccttatccttttaggtccccttgaggctaatctataaggatttatatccttatcgggactcttctcaacaactgatttttcccttattaattaattacgaaattaattaataatcagggcttttgggccttctttattccatcaggcctgatctggtccatcaggcctgatcagtatgttaacctttctggtctgaaatacatcttcttattgggcctagcagtccacaccttgtacaattaatgcagtatttaattatactatcataatttatttatccctatcagttcCCAAAATGATACATGTCATTTTTTTATTCGTGGATTCGTATTAGCACGGGTGTGGATCATCTTATTTATAAGTAAACATCCAATTACGTGATAACAACTCATTATTGGAGAATCGTTTCGAGAACGATTTTTGGGAATTCAACATTTTTCTTCCCAAAAAGGCAAAAACGTTCTTAAGCAATCAGGGTACACAATCATACATCAAAAAACGGGTACTCATCATGATAGCAAGGAATTAAAAGGATGCATGCATTTGATAAATAGCCCTCCGACTCCGCATATGGTTTATATGCAAGGAGAATAAAAGACATGGTCACATGAAGAACAAGAGGGTTAGTAAAATCATGACATGTTGTCCTAATTAATATTTGTTGAGTGTAGGTTAGTTGAACATAGGTTTTGTAGGTCATATATGAGTGCAATGTGCAACTGATTTGGTTTGTTGTTTACTTTTGTTTTACGTTCCATATATATCCCATGTCCTTTCTATTTCATGTTTCACGACTCCTGTACAATGTTTTTGTAGTTTTTCGCGTCTGGTTCATTTAAACTCCGCAATCCACATCTCCGCGTGACTTTGCAAACCAACTAGTCGACTACTAACTATTGTTCCAATATCAATGCATGGTCCTTACTAAGCATGGTAATAATCATGGTGTTTTTGGGTTGGCAATAAGCTTTTTGCacatttcatatttttaatattttctgAACGTTAGTTGGATTTTTCGCAATTTCTGACATGAGCGTTGTCGCCTATTAAATATTTATCCCAGGCTACACGTTATGATTATATTTatgttttttctttttttattttatgATTGGCTGT
It contains:
- the LOC141721182 gene encoding endoglucanase 10-like isoform X1, with translation MGKSGKCGGCCGWLLVLIVLAVIAFAIWMVIHEKYRSSDKDSAAPVPGSPGAINQKYSDALKIALQFFDVQKSGKLVDNKIKWRGDSALNDGKDAKVDLSKGLYDAGDHMKFGFPMAFTASILSWSILEYGDQMQAVGQLESAQNSLRWITDYLVNAHASDDMLYVQVGDPTADHKCWNRPEDMTEKRPILQVNTSAPGSDVAAETAAALASASLVFKSGDSTYSSSLLKHAQQLFTFADKNRGAYSESIPDVQTYYNSTSYGDELLWAAGWLYHATRNATYMVYVTGKNGKSFAKWGNPTWFSWDDKLPGVHVLLSRVGFFGSEDDTDTDNVKNYRKTAEAIMCNILPKSPKASDSRTESGLIWISEWNSLQQPMASALLTVIFSDYMLSSRTAKITCDGDSFSPLDLRQFAMSQANYVLGNNPMKMSYLVGYGDKFPQYVHHRGASIPADQKPTCSGGWKWLDSKEANPNVAVGALVGGPFLNETYVDSRNNSMQAEPSTYNSALLVGLLSGLVTTSSVVRSFT
- the LOC141721183 gene encoding protein SMALL AUXIN UP-REGULATED RNA 51-like, which codes for MAYKKSNRLSQAALIKQILKRCSSLGKRQSYDEQGLPLDVPKGHFVVYVGENRTRYIVPISFLNYPEFQNLLHQAAEEFGFDHDMGLTIPCDQDVFESLTSMLR
- the LOC141721182 gene encoding endoglucanase 24-like isoform X2, coding for MGKSGKCGGCCGWLLVLIVLAVIAFAIWMVIHEKYRSSDKDSAAPVPAGKLVDNKIKWRGDSALNDGKDAKVDLSKGLYDAGDHMKFGFPMAFTASILSWSILEYGDQMQAVGQLESAQNSLRWITDYLVNAHASDDMLYVQVGDPTADHKCWNRPEDMTEKRPILQVNTSAPGSDVAAETAAALASASLVFKSGDSTYSSSLLKHAQQLFTFADKNRGAYSESIPDVQTYYNSTSYGDELLWAAGWLYHATRNATYMVYVTGKNGKSFAKWGNPTWFSWDDKLPGVHVLLSRVGFFGSEDDTDTDNVKNYRKTAEAIMCNILPKSPKASDSRTESGLIWISEWNSLQQPMASALLTVIFSDYMLSSRTAKITCDGDSFSPLDLRQFAMSQANYVLGNNPMKMSYLVGYGDKFPQYVHHRGASIPADQKPTCSGGWKWLDSKEANPNVAVGALVGGPFLNETYVDSRNNSMQAEPSTYNSALLVGLLSGLVTTSSVVRSFT